One segment of Elusimicrobiota bacterium DNA contains the following:
- a CDS encoding 7TM-DISM domain-containing protein, with the protein IFTRQFLQTGQTAPGLDRLIRILQLCFVIAGLVPVVYAYRPGGVATALVGIAFSCVAVVGGLLAFQRGQPAARIFLTAWTLLLLGVAMLALRTLNWLPTNPLTSYGMQIGSALEMLLFSFALASRIHILRRDKDVAQAEALAAERLTREALEASEKALAQRIAERTAELAESTDR; encoded by the coding sequence CGATCTTCACCCGCCAGTTCCTGCAGACGGGGCAGACGGCGCCCGGGCTGGACCGCCTGATCCGCATCCTGCAGCTGTGCTTCGTGATCGCCGGCCTGGTCCCGGTGGTCTACGCCTATCGCCCCGGGGGCGTGGCCACGGCGCTGGTGGGCATAGCGTTTTCTTGCGTGGCGGTGGTGGGCGGGCTGCTGGCCTTCCAGCGCGGGCAGCCGGCGGCACGCATCTTCCTGACGGCCTGGACCCTGCTGCTGCTGGGCGTTGCCATGCTGGCCCTGCGCACCCTCAACTGGCTGCCGACCAATCCGCTCACCTCCTACGGCATGCAGATCGGCTCGGCCCTGGAAATGCTGCTGTTCTCCTTTGCCCTGGCCAGCCGCATCCACATCCTGCGGCGTGACAAGGACGTGGCCCAGGCCGAGGCCCTGGCCGCCGAACGGCTCACCCGGGAGGCCCTGGAGGCGTCGGAGAAGGCCCTGGCGCAGCGCATTGCCGAGCGGACGGCCGAGCTCGCCGAGTCCACCGACCGTT